Proteins encoded in a region of the Pseudomonas viciae genome:
- a CDS encoding SelT/SelW/SelH family protein, producing the protein MTEHKPEIVITYCTQCQWLLRAAWLAQELLSTFSDDLGKVSLVPGTGGVFHISCDGTQIWERKADGGFPEAKVLKQRVRDQIDPQRDLGHNDRVQ; encoded by the coding sequence ATGACCGAACACAAACCGGAAATCGTCATCACCTACTGCACCCAGTGCCAATGGTTGCTGCGCGCCGCCTGGCTGGCCCAGGAACTGCTCAGCACTTTCAGTGATGACTTGGGCAAAGTGTCTTTGGTGCCGGGCACTGGCGGGGTATTCCACATCAGTTGCGACGGCACGCAGATCTGGGAGCGCAAGGCCGATGGCGGTTTTCCCGAGGCCAAGGTCCTCAAGCAGCGGGTCCGCGACCAGATCGACCCGCAGCGGGACCTGGGCCATAACGACCGGGTTCAGTGA
- a CDS encoding YecA family protein, protein MSFAEQLTRLQVFLDADELHEEALDYVAAHGYLTALSICAETVPEREWIDALFAEEPHYSDEAQRAEIEATLVGLKAHIARQLASDEEFELPCELDLGDDPDDSELRGWCIGFMEGVFLREAAWFETAEEEVSEMLLPIMVGSGLFDEQPEFSDIAADANLMDDMIVQIPEALTALYLLCNAPDEKPAILKPRHH, encoded by the coding sequence ATGTCCTTCGCTGAGCAACTGACCCGCCTGCAAGTCTTCCTCGACGCCGATGAGCTGCACGAAGAGGCGCTGGATTACGTGGCCGCTCACGGCTATCTGACCGCCCTGTCGATCTGCGCCGAAACGGTGCCGGAGCGCGAGTGGATCGACGCCCTGTTCGCCGAAGAGCCGCATTACAGCGACGAAGCCCAGCGTGCTGAAATCGAAGCCACGCTGGTGGGCCTCAAGGCCCATATCGCCCGTCAGTTGGCGTCCGACGAAGAGTTCGAATTGCCATGCGAGCTGGACCTGGGCGATGACCCGGATGATTCGGAACTGCGTGGCTGGTGCATCGGCTTCATGGAAGGCGTGTTCCTGCGCGAAGCCGCCTGGTTCGAAACCGCCGAAGAGGAAGTCAGCGAAATGCTGCTGCCGATCATGGTCGGTTCCGGCCTGTTCGACGAACAACCGGAGTTTTCCGACATCGCCGCCGACGCGAACCTGATGGACGACATGATCGTGCAGATCCCGGAAGCCCTCACCGCCCTGTACCTGCTGTGCAACGCACCGGACGAGAAACCGGCGATCCTCAAGCCTCGCCACCACTGA
- a CDS encoding DMT family transporter, protein MTPRTALGALHIGALMFGLTGVFGKLAAASPTVIVFGRAFFAVLALAFFARFASNTHWQRLRAQDGRRLLLGGLLLAGHWVSFFIAVKVAGVAVATLGFASFPAFTVLLEGLIFRERIRANEILLVVLVSIGLVLVTPDFDLASGATTGLLWAVASGLLFSLLSLTNRAGSAHVPPVQAALCQNVVVGLCLLPWAAPQLSDVRPIDWLWIGLLGVFCTGLAHSLFVASLAVIKARTAAVVFTMEPVYGIAMAWLLFDENPTLRMLLGGVVIIVAIIVSSQLGGGSKKPKVGAQAPSH, encoded by the coding sequence ATGACTCCCCGTACCGCCCTCGGCGCCCTGCACATTGGCGCACTCATGTTTGGCCTGACCGGCGTGTTCGGCAAACTCGCCGCTGCCTCGCCGACGGTCATCGTGTTCGGTCGCGCCTTTTTTGCCGTGCTGGCCCTGGCGTTTTTTGCCCGGTTCGCCAGTAACACCCACTGGCAGAGGCTCCGCGCGCAGGACGGCCGCAGATTGTTGTTGGGCGGGCTGTTGCTCGCCGGGCACTGGGTGAGTTTCTTCATCGCGGTAAAAGTCGCTGGGGTGGCGGTCGCCACGTTGGGCTTTGCCAGCTTCCCGGCCTTCACCGTGCTGCTGGAAGGGCTGATCTTCCGCGAGCGGATCCGCGCCAATGAAATCCTCCTGGTGGTGCTGGTGAGCATCGGCCTGGTATTGGTCACGCCGGACTTCGACCTGGCCAGCGGTGCCACCACTGGCCTGCTGTGGGCCGTGGCCTCGGGACTGCTGTTTTCCCTGTTGTCATTGACCAACCGTGCCGGCTCGGCGCACGTGCCGCCCGTGCAGGCCGCGCTGTGCCAGAACGTGGTGGTCGGGTTGTGCCTGCTGCCGTGGGCAGCGCCACAATTGAGCGACGTTCGCCCCATCGACTGGTTGTGGATCGGCTTGCTCGGCGTGTTCTGCACCGGCCTGGCCCACAGCCTGTTCGTCGCCAGCCTGGCGGTGATCAAAGCGCGCACCGCGGCAGTGGTGTTCACCATGGAGCCGGTCTACGGCATCGCCATGGCCTGGCTGCTGTTCGATGAAAACCCGACGCTGCGCATGCTGTTGGGCGGCGTGGTGATCATCGTTGCGATCATCGTGTCGAGCCAACTGGGCGGTGGCTCAAAGAAACCGAAGGTGGGCGCCCAAGCCCCGTCTCACTGA
- a CDS encoding patatin-like phospholipase family protein, translating to MRRLLPFLLLLLLPLFGHANEPTVEAPRPKIGLVLSGGAARGLAHIGVLKALEEQGIKIDAIAGTSMGAVIGGLYASGYKIDELEKLALGIDWQQALSDAPPRKDVPFRRKQDDRDFLVKQKLSFRDDGSLGLPLGVIQGQNLALLLESLLAHASDTRDFDKLPIPFRAVATDIASGEKVVFRKGHLPKVIRASMSIPAVFAPVELDGRLLVDGGMSDNIPLDVAREMGVDVAIVVDIGTPLRNRKQLVTVLDVLNQSTTLMTRRNSEEQLATLKKDDVLIQPALASFGSTDFGRAQDMIDAGYRATQILKTRLARLRPAEPADPVLTAARTPSERTPVITAIRVENDSKVGDDVIRYYVRQQIGEPLDLGRLQTDMGTLYGLDYFEQVQYRVVHKGPDHTLVISARGKRTGTDYLRLGLSLSDDMRGDSAFNLGASYRVNGINRLGAEWLTRVQIGDKQELYSEFYQPLDVGSRYFIAPYGQFESRNVESILDNDPVAQYRVERYGFGLNVGRQIGNSGEIRFGVGQTWGKADVRIGDHDQPSENFNEGFYELKYSFDSFDNVYFPHEGEDIGLTWRQYEPGLGSDERYRQWEFKLDKALSSGPDTFILGGRYGRTLDTAEVVTSSFVLGGARQLSGFREDGISGQNISLMRAVYYRRLTPRAYLPLDFPLYIGGSLERGRAWNNDNEFDSGYINAASIFLGFDTPLGPLNFSYGFNDDDEQAVYLNLGQTF from the coding sequence ATGCGCCGCCTGCTGCCCTTCCTGCTTCTGCTGCTGTTGCCCCTGTTCGGCCACGCCAACGAGCCCACTGTCGAAGCACCGCGCCCGAAAATCGGCCTGGTGTTGTCCGGCGGCGCGGCGCGGGGGTTGGCGCACATTGGCGTGCTCAAGGCCCTGGAAGAGCAAGGCATCAAGATCGACGCCATTGCTGGCACCAGCATGGGCGCGGTGATCGGTGGGTTGTATGCCTCGGGCTACAAGATCGACGAACTGGAAAAACTCGCCCTGGGCATCGACTGGCAACAGGCGTTGTCCGACGCCCCGCCGCGCAAGGATGTGCCGTTCCGGCGCAAGCAGGATGATCGGGATTTCCTGGTGAAACAGAAACTGAGCTTTCGTGATGACGGCAGCCTCGGCTTGCCACTGGGGGTTATCCAGGGGCAAAACCTGGCCCTGCTGCTCGAAAGCCTGCTGGCCCACGCCAGCGACACCCGCGACTTCGACAAATTGCCAATCCCTTTCCGCGCGGTAGCGACCGACATCGCCAGCGGCGAAAAGGTGGTGTTCCGCAAGGGCCACTTGCCCAAGGTCATTCGCGCCAGCATGTCGATCCCGGCGGTGTTCGCCCCGGTGGAACTGGACGGCCGGCTGCTGGTGGACGGCGGCATGTCCGACAACATCCCGCTGGACGTGGCCCGGGAAATGGGCGTGGATGTAGCCATCGTGGTCGACATCGGCACGCCACTGCGCAACCGCAAGCAACTGGTGACGGTGCTCGACGTACTGAACCAGTCGACGACCTTGATGACCCGGCGCAACTCTGAAGAACAATTGGCGACGTTGAAGAAAGACGACGTGCTGATCCAACCGGCCCTGGCAAGCTTCGGCTCCACCGACTTCGGTCGGGCCCAGGACATGATCGACGCCGGCTACCGCGCCACGCAGATACTCAAGACCCGCCTGGCGCGCCTGCGTCCTGCCGAGCCAGCCGACCCCGTCCTCACGGCGGCGCGCACCCCGAGCGAACGCACACCGGTCATCACCGCGATCCGCGTGGAGAACGATTCGAAAGTCGGCGACGACGTGATTCGCTATTACGTTCGCCAGCAAATCGGCGAACCGCTGGACCTGGGTCGCTTGCAGACCGACATGGGCACCCTGTACGGCCTGGATTACTTCGAACAGGTGCAATACCGCGTGGTGCACAAAGGCCCGGACCACACGCTGGTCATCAGCGCCCGGGGCAAACGCACCGGCACCGATTACCTGCGACTGGGGCTGAGCCTGTCGGACGACATGCGCGGCGACAGCGCGTTCAACCTCGGCGCCAGCTACCGGGTCAACGGCATCAATCGCCTGGGCGCCGAATGGCTGACCCGCGTTCAGATCGGCGACAAGCAGGAGTTGTACAGCGAGTTCTATCAACCGTTGGACGTCGGCTCGCGCTACTTCATCGCGCCTTATGGGCAGTTTGAATCGCGGAACGTGGAATCCATCCTGGACAACGATCCAGTGGCCCAGTATCGCGTCGAACGCTATGGCTTTGGCCTCAACGTCGGCCGGCAAATCGGCAACAGCGGTGAAATCCGTTTCGGTGTCGGCCAGACTTGGGGCAAGGCCGATGTGCGCATTGGCGATCACGACCAGCCCAGCGAGAACTTCAATGAAGGTTTCTACGAGCTGAAATATTCCTTCGATTCCTTCGACAACGTGTACTTCCCCCATGAAGGGGAAGACATCGGCCTGACCTGGCGCCAGTACGAACCGGGGTTGGGTTCCGATGAGCGTTATCGCCAGTGGGAATTCAAGCTGGACAAGGCCCTGAGCAGCGGCCCGGACACCTTTATCCTGGGCGGGCGCTACGGTCGAACCCTGGACACCGCCGAAGTCGTGACGTCGAGCTTTGTACTGGGTGGGGCACGGCAATTGTCGGGCTTTCGCGAAGACGGCATATCCGGGCAGAACATCAGCCTGATGCGCGCCGTGTATTACCGCCGGCTCACGCCGCGAGCCTACCTGCCGCTGGACTTTCCGTTGTACATCGGCGGCTCGCTGGAGCGCGGCCGGGCGTGGAACAACGACAATGAATTCGACAGCGGCTACATCAATGCCGCCAGTATTTTCCTGGGTTTTGACACACCGCTGGGGCCATTGAATTTCAGTTATGGCTTTAACGATGATGATGAGCAGGCGGTGTATCTGAATCTGGGGCAGACGTTTTGA
- a CDS encoding UDP-2,3-diacylglucosamine diphosphatase, translated as MTSAELARPSRKQRVRTLWISDVHLGTRDCQAEHLSQFLKGYHADKIYLVGDIIDGWKLRGGMYWPQAHTNVIRRLLTMSKRGTEVIYVTGNHDEFLRRYSKLILGNIQLVDEAVHVTADGRHLLVIHGDQFDVITRYHRWLAFLGDSAYEFTLTLNRWLNHWRARYGYGYWSLSAYLKHKVKTAVSFISDFEEAIAHECVKRELHGVVCGHIHHAEMRMVGEVEYLNCGDWVESCTALIEHWDGSIELYRLADAQAREAQLKALKVAEPA; from the coding sequence ATGACCAGCGCCGAGCTCGCCAGACCCAGCCGCAAACAGCGTGTTCGCACCCTGTGGATTTCCGATGTGCACTTGGGCACCCGGGATTGCCAGGCCGAGCACTTGTCGCAGTTCCTCAAGGGCTATCACGCCGACAAGATCTACCTGGTAGGTGACATCATCGACGGCTGGAAGCTGCGTGGTGGCATGTATTGGCCCCAGGCCCACACCAACGTGATCCGCCGCTTGCTGACCATGAGCAAGCGTGGCACCGAGGTCATCTACGTCACCGGCAATCATGATGAATTCCTGCGGCGTTATTCGAAGCTGATCCTGGGCAATATCCAGTTGGTGGACGAGGCCGTGCACGTGACCGCCGACGGTCGGCACCTGTTGGTGATCCACGGCGACCAGTTCGACGTCATCACCCGTTACCATCGTTGGCTGGCGTTCCTCGGCGATTCGGCCTACGAGTTCACCCTCACGCTGAACCGCTGGCTCAACCATTGGCGGGCCCGCTATGGCTACGGCTACTGGTCGCTGTCGGCGTACCTCAAGCACAAGGTCAAGACCGCTGTCAGCTTCATCAGCGATTTCGAAGAAGCCATCGCCCATGAATGTGTGAAGCGCGAGCTGCATGGCGTGGTGTGCGGGCATATTCACCATGCCGAGATGCGCATGGTGGGCGAGGTGGAGTACCTCAATTGCGGCGATTGGGTCGAGTCGTGCACCGCGTTGATCGAGCATTGGGATGGGTCGATCGAGTTGTATCGACTGGCGGATGCCCAGGCGCGGGAGGCACAGTTGAAGGCACTGAAAGTCGCCGAACCTGCCTGA
- the recQ gene encoding DNA helicase RecQ produces MLEQAQRVLKDIFGYDSFRGRQGAIIERVASGGDALVLMPTGGGKSLCFQVPALLRNGLAVVVSPLIALMDDQVATLEELGVAAAALNSTLSAEQQRDLAASIKRGEVKMLYLAPERLVQPRMLAFLQSLEIALFAIDEAHCVSQWGHDFRREYLQLGQLAELFPDVPRIALTATADKRTREEIVERLHLQNAERFLSSFDRPNIFYRIVPKEQPRKQLLAFIAERRSDAGIVYCLSRKKVDEVAAFLCEQGFPALPYHAGLPNDLRAYHQKRFLNEEGLIMVATVAFGMGIDKPNVRFVAHLDLPKSLEAYYQETGRAGRDGLPADAWMAYGLQDVVMLKQMLQNSEGDERHKRLEQHKLDAMLSLCEETRCRRQTLLAYFDEDMPQPCGHCDNCVDGVETWDATEPARQALSAIYRTGQRYGVGHLVDVLLGKDNEKVRSFGHQHLSVFGVGKARTESEWRSLFRQLVARGLADIDLEGYGGLRLSASCRPLLKGEVTLELRRDLKPATAVKSSKSQASQLVRGEERDQWEALRALRRKLAEEHGVPPYVIFPDSTLLEMLRSQPTSLAEMARVSGVGARKLERYGEAFLQVLGGEVEAPKVVADVRHELITLARAGMTPLQIAGQLQCSEKNVYTMLAEAIGKQQLSLEQALDLPEELMGEVQDAFLDGEGELPPVTEVAALFVGRVPEGVLYCVRAALQSEFEV; encoded by the coding sequence ATGCTCGAACAGGCTCAACGCGTCCTCAAGGACATCTTCGGCTACGACAGTTTCCGTGGCCGCCAGGGTGCCATTATTGAGCGCGTGGCCAGCGGTGGCGATGCCCTGGTGCTCATGCCCACCGGCGGTGGCAAGTCCTTGTGCTTCCAGGTGCCGGCGCTGTTGCGCAATGGCCTGGCGGTGGTGGTCTCGCCGCTGATCGCATTGATGGACGACCAGGTCGCGACCCTTGAAGAACTGGGTGTTGCCGCTGCAGCGCTGAACTCCACCCTCAGCGCCGAGCAGCAGCGGGACCTGGCGGCGAGCATCAAGCGCGGCGAAGTGAAGATGCTGTACCTGGCACCGGAGCGCCTGGTGCAGCCGCGCATGCTGGCGTTCTTGCAGAGCCTGGAAATTGCCTTGTTCGCCATCGACGAAGCCCACTGTGTGTCCCAGTGGGGCCACGATTTCCGTCGCGAATACCTGCAATTGGGGCAACTGGCGGAACTGTTCCCCGATGTGCCGCGCATCGCCCTGACCGCCACCGCCGACAAACGTACCCGCGAAGAAATCGTCGAGCGCCTGCATTTGCAGAACGCCGAGCGGTTCCTGTCCAGCTTTGACCGGCCGAACATTTTCTATCGCATCGTGCCCAAGGAGCAGCCGCGCAAGCAGTTGCTGGCGTTCATCGCCGAGCGGCGCAGCGACGCCGGCATTGTCTACTGCCTGTCGCGCAAGAAGGTCGACGAAGTGGCGGCGTTCCTTTGTGAACAGGGTTTTCCTGCATTGCCGTATCACGCCGGGCTGCCCAACGACCTGCGGGCCTATCACCAGAAGCGCTTCCTCAACGAGGAAGGCCTGATCATGGTGGCCACGGTGGCGTTCGGCATGGGCATCGACAAGCCCAACGTGCGTTTCGTCGCCCACCTGGACTTGCCCAAATCCCTCGAGGCCTATTACCAGGAAACCGGGCGTGCCGGCCGTGATGGCTTGCCGGCCGACGCCTGGATGGCCTACGGCCTGCAAGACGTGGTGATGCTCAAGCAGATGCTGCAGAACTCCGAGGGCGACGAGCGCCACAAGCGCCTGGAGCAGCACAAGCTCGACGCCATGCTCTCGCTCTGCGAAGAAACCCGCTGCCGTCGCCAGACCCTGCTGGCCTATTTCGACGAAGACATGCCCCAGCCTTGCGGGCATTGCGACAATTGCGTCGATGGCGTGGAAACCTGGGACGCCACCGAACCGGCCCGCCAGGCCTTGTCGGCCATCTATCGCACCGGCCAGCGTTATGGCGTGGGGCATCTGGTGGACGTATTGCTGGGCAAGGACAACGAAAAGGTCCGCAGCTTCGGCCACCAGCATCTTTCGGTATTCGGGGTGGGCAAGGCCCGCACCGAGAGCGAATGGCGTTCACTGTTCCGACAACTGGTAGCCCGTGGTCTGGCGGACATCGACCTGGAAGGCTACGGCGGCCTGCGCCTGAGTGCGAGTTGCCGGCCCTTGCTCAAAGGCGAGGTCACCCTCGAACTGCGCCGCGACCTCAAGCCGGCGACGGCGGTCAAGAGCAGCAAGAGCCAGGCCAGCCAACTGGTGCGCGGCGAAGAGCGCGATCAGTGGGAGGCCCTGCGCGCCTTGCGCCGCAAGTTGGCCGAGGAACACGGCGTGCCGCCGTACGTCATTTTCCCCGACTCGACGCTGCTGGAAATGCTCCGCAGCCAACCGACGTCCCTGGCCGAAATGGCCCGGGTCAGTGGTGTGGGCGCGCGCAAGCTGGAGCGTTATGGCGAGGCCTTCCTCCAAGTGCTGGGCGGCGAGGTCGAGGCGCCGAAAGTGGTGGCCGATGTACGCCACGAACTGATCACCCTGGCCCGGGCCGGCATGACGCCGCTGCAGATCGCCGGGCAACTGCAATGCTCTGAGAAAAACGTCTACACGATGCTGGCCGAGGCCATCGGCAAACAGCAGTTATCTCTTGAGCAGGCACTGGACCTGCCCGAGGAGTTGATGGGCGAAGTGCAGGATGCGTTTCTGGATGGCGAAGGCGAGTTGCCGCCGGTGACGGAAGTCGCTGCGCTGTTTGTCGGCCGGGTCCCTGAAGGCGTCCTGTATTGCGTCAGGGCTGCGTTGCAGTCGGAATTCGAAGTTTGA
- a CDS encoding FimV/HubP family polar landmark protein: protein MLGSLQSTLRSWINVSVVVGALGYSALASALGLGEITLHSALNQPLRAEIALVDASGIDEGDLSASLASPDDFARAGVERVFFLNSLRFTPVLRGERSFIRVTSSKPVEEPFLNFLVQLNQPNGRLLREYTVLIDPPGTPGIVPARDEPSASQSSSPQATPAIKPPPAIQGKRYTVVQGDNPWVIAQRLHDAGSNASVNELVQGIQALNPGSDRLSIGQRLLLPDSAVLPAPAQTAAASASVASDEQLAASLLQNQQQQKTIDELQARLQAQDQEIAGQRKQISELQTQLAEVTPAPVPAEPLQSTAPVSEPTVDAAPVTEPVTEPEGINWLWMAGLVGLLGLLALLLFVRRRQQQAQTDVEPMPGRPEPMLEDDIDTYAPATDTQPPEAAASFNQGDTPLGDVLEGVGIYLTYGRFTEAAGLLRAALLAEPERTDLGLKLLEVLGKQGDVIGFQAQEHHLLTQGVDARMLEDIRGRYPKVAVISAPVAATVEPQAMVPAPEPASVPGDEFELNLDALSMETNWDLADTEDNLAEKNAAPSPAADATEGLSLSGFDESDLQWGAPLETESLDDAFLDGFADEEQSLELEPLPLESMSLEPVSFETAPFETQAPEHSVKLEQAQNCIDDGDLKTAITLLEELLEEGDEPLKQTARVLLAGIR, encoded by the coding sequence ATGCTTGGAAGTTTGCAGTCCACGTTGCGCAGTTGGATCAACGTGTCGGTCGTCGTGGGTGCCCTGGGGTATTCGGCTTTGGCGTCGGCGCTGGGGTTGGGGGAGATTACGCTCCATTCCGCCTTGAACCAGCCGTTGCGTGCCGAAATTGCCCTGGTCGATGCGAGTGGGATTGACGAGGGCGATCTGTCGGCCAGCCTGGCGAGCCCGGACGATTTCGCTCGCGCCGGTGTCGAGCGGGTGTTCTTTCTCAATAGCCTGCGCTTTACGCCGGTGTTGCGCGGTGAACGCAGTTTCATTCGGGTGACCTCCAGCAAGCCCGTCGAGGAACCGTTCCTCAATTTCCTGGTACAACTCAATCAGCCCAACGGGCGTCTGTTGCGCGAATACACCGTGCTGATCGACCCGCCGGGCACACCGGGTATCGTGCCTGCCCGTGACGAACCTTCCGCCTCCCAGTCTTCATCGCCCCAGGCAACGCCTGCCATCAAGCCGCCGCCGGCGATACAGGGCAAGCGCTACACCGTCGTGCAGGGGGACAACCCGTGGGTTATCGCCCAGCGCCTGCATGACGCCGGCAGCAACGCTTCAGTCAACGAGTTGGTGCAAGGGATACAGGCCCTGAACCCCGGCAGCGATCGACTCTCCATCGGGCAGCGCTTACTGCTGCCTGATTCGGCCGTGCTGCCGGCACCCGCGCAAACAGCGGCAGCATCGGCTTCCGTGGCGTCCGACGAGCAATTGGCTGCCAGTCTCCTGCAAAATCAGCAGCAACAAAAAACCATCGACGAACTGCAGGCCCGGCTCCAGGCCCAGGACCAGGAAATCGCCGGCCAGCGCAAGCAGATCAGCGAATTGCAGACGCAGTTGGCCGAAGTCACCCCAGCCCCCGTTCCTGCAGAGCCGCTGCAATCGACGGCCCCCGTGTCGGAGCCGACGGTTGATGCAGCGCCGGTGACTGAACCGGTCACGGAGCCAGAGGGCATCAACTGGCTGTGGATGGCGGGGCTGGTGGGCCTGCTGGGGTTGCTCGCGCTGTTACTGTTCGTTCGACGGCGCCAGCAGCAGGCGCAAACTGATGTGGAGCCAATGCCCGGACGTCCCGAACCGATGTTGGAGGACGACATCGACACCTATGCCCCGGCCACTGACACGCAGCCGCCCGAGGCCGCCGCGTCCTTCAACCAGGGTGACACCCCTTTGGGAGATGTGCTGGAAGGCGTCGGGATTTACCTGACTTATGGTCGTTTCACTGAGGCGGCGGGGTTGCTGCGCGCCGCGTTGCTGGCGGAGCCGGAACGCACCGACCTGGGTCTAAAGTTGCTGGAAGTATTGGGTAAACAGGGCGATGTCATTGGTTTCCAGGCCCAGGAGCATCATCTATTGACCCAGGGTGTCGATGCCCGAATGCTGGAGGATATTCGCGGGCGCTATCCCAAGGTCGCTGTAATCAGCGCTCCCGTGGCGGCGACGGTAGAACCCCAGGCAATGGTTCCTGCGCCTGAGCCTGCCAGCGTGCCCGGCGATGAATTCGAGTTGAACCTCGATGCGCTGTCCATGGAGACCAACTGGGACCTGGCCGACACCGAGGATAACCTTGCTGAAAAAAATGCTGCTCCATCGCCTGCTGCCGACGCTACCGAGGGCTTATCGCTCTCAGGGTTCGACGAGTCGGACCTGCAATGGGGCGCGCCACTGGAAACCGAATCGCTGGACGACGCCTTTCTCGATGGGTTTGCCGATGAAGAGCAGTCGCTGGAACTGGAGCCACTCCCCCTCGAGTCCATGTCCTTGGAACCTGTCTCTTTCGAAACTGCTCCCTTCGAAACGCAGGCACCGGAACACTCGGTCAAACTGGAGCAGGCGCAGAACTGCATCGATGATGGCGACTTGAAAACCGCCATCACATTGCTTGAAGAGTTGCTGGAAGAGGGGGATGAGCCCCTCAAGCAGACTGCCCGGGTGCTGCTGGCCGGGATTCGTTGA
- a CDS encoding MarR family transcriptional regulator — MPLTDQHRFGMQLAQMSRGWRAELDRRLAGLGLSQARWLVLLHLARFEQAPTQRELAQSVAVEGPTLARLLDSLETQGLVQRQAVAEDRRAKKIVLCAPALPLIEQIETIATQLRRELFEGVDEADMRVCMRVHGTILANLEKS, encoded by the coding sequence ATGCCGTTAACCGATCAACACCGTTTTGGCATGCAACTGGCCCAAATGTCCCGAGGCTGGCGTGCTGAGTTGGATCGTCGCCTGGCGGGGCTCGGTCTGTCCCAGGCACGCTGGCTGGTGCTGCTGCACCTGGCCCGTTTCGAACAGGCGCCGACCCAGCGCGAACTGGCCCAGAGCGTCGCCGTCGAAGGCCCGACCCTGGCCCGCTTGCTCGACAGCCTGGAAACCCAGGGGTTGGTGCAGCGCCAAGCGGTGGCCGAGGATCGTCGAGCCAAGAAAATCGTGCTCTGCGCACCGGCCCTGCCGCTGATCGAACAAATCGAAACCATTGCCACGCAATTGCGTCGGGAATTGTTCGAGGGCGTTGACGAGGCGGACATGCGGGTGTGCATGCGTGTTCACGGCACGATCCTGGCCAACCTGGAAAAATCCTGA
- a CDS encoding YbaN family protein — protein sequence MPAPIGNRPLILRYALLAIGWLSVVLGVIGIFVPVLPTTPFLLLAAACFARSSPRFYRWLVEHPRLGPWISDYLSGNGIPLKGKVYAIGLMWVSILFSCYLVPLPWARGFMLTSAVLVTVYILKQKTLRKP from the coding sequence GTGCCCGCGCCCATCGGCAACCGCCCGCTGATCCTGCGTTACGCTCTACTGGCCATCGGCTGGTTGAGCGTGGTGCTGGGGGTCATCGGTATTTTCGTTCCCGTACTGCCCACCACCCCTTTCCTGCTACTGGCCGCTGCCTGCTTCGCCCGCAGCTCGCCACGTTTCTATCGCTGGCTGGTGGAACATCCCCGCCTCGGCCCCTGGATCAGCGACTACCTCAGCGGCAACGGCATCCCACTCAAGGGCAAGGTCTACGCCATCGGGCTGATGTGGGTGAGCATCCTCTTTTCCTGCTACCTGGTGCCCCTGCCGTGGGCGCGAGGGTTCATGCTCACCAGTGCGGTGTTGGTGACGGTCTACATTCTCAAGCAGAAGACATTGCGCAAGCCTTGA
- a CDS encoding helix-turn-helix transcriptional regulator produces the protein MRPILTLRHYSHDLIVHSHDHAQLVFGLSGALDFEVEGRGSQVVQQSFVVVPAGAHHACGSPHGSRCLVLDVPSDEWVGQSLGDHAEASRRLLDDTARRPLDAGQSQLVSWLAGSPMEDPLIAQQGAVLLLASLNGTRQKTLGGRRLPYAALNAHIDQHAAHPLQVADLAQVAGLSSARLHARFVAECGQTPMDYIRSRRLHKAVALLRDSDLPIGEIAHRVGYSSQSAFAAAVLREFGSSPGKLRRQR, from the coding sequence ATGAGACCGATCCTCACGCTACGCCATTACAGCCACGACTTGATCGTCCATAGCCATGACCACGCCCAACTGGTGTTCGGGTTGTCCGGCGCGCTGGATTTCGAGGTCGAAGGGCGCGGCAGCCAGGTGGTGCAACAGAGTTTCGTGGTGGTGCCGGCCGGTGCCCATCACGCCTGCGGCAGCCCCCATGGCAGCCGTTGTCTGGTGCTGGATGTGCCCAGCGACGAATGGGTCGGGCAATCCCTGGGGGATCATGCCGAAGCCAGCCGCCGATTGCTCGACGACACCGCTCGCCGGCCTTTGGATGCGGGGCAAAGCCAGTTGGTCAGTTGGCTGGCGGGCAGTCCGATGGAAGACCCACTGATCGCCCAGCAAGGTGCGGTGCTGCTTCTGGCCAGCCTCAACGGCACTCGCCAGAAAACCCTCGGTGGCCGGCGCCTGCCCTACGCTGCGCTGAATGCCCACATCGACCAGCATGCCGCCCATCCATTGCAAGTGGCGGACCTGGCGCAAGTCGCCGGGCTCTCCAGCGCCCGCCTGCACGCACGCTTCGTCGCCGAATGTGGGCAAACCCCGATGGACTACATCCGCAGCCGCCGCCTGCACAAGGCTGTGGCGTTACTGCGCGATTCGGACCTGCCCATCGGTGAAATCGCCCATCGGGTCGGCTACAGCTCCCAGAGTGCCTTCGCCGCCGCGGTGCTGCGTGAATTCGGCAGCTCGCCCGGCAAGCTGCGGCGCCAGCGCTAG